The Saccharothrix violaceirubra genome segment GCGAGCAGGGCGTCGGCCCAGGTCGGGGTGTGGGCGCGCAGGGGCATGAAGCGGCCGTCGTCGGCAAGGACCGGTCCGGTGCCCACGCCGTCGTGGACGGCCAGGCGGACCAGGCCGGCGCCGAGCGAGCGGTTGAGGGTCGTGACCACGACACCGCCGGGGGCGGCCTGGGCCAGCCATGCGGGTGGGACGCGGTCGACCGCGCATGTGCCGAGGATGTGGGTGTAAGGCGCGTCGGGCGGGTGACCCTGTTCGCCGTCGCCGAGCACGCATCGGGGTGCGTGGCCCGCCAGTGCGAGTGATTCGGTGGCGTGGGTGAGAACTTCGGGGTCGACGTCCACCGATGTCACGGCCTTGTCGTCGAGCGCCTGGGCGAGCAGGGCCGCGTTGTAGCCCGTGCCGGTGCCGATCTCCAGCACGCGGGCGCCCGGTTCGGGGGCCAGTGCCTCCAGCATGATCGCCATGATCACGGGCATCGAGGACGAGCTGGTGGGGGTGCCGCGCGCCCGGTGCGCTTGCCAGGCGGTGGTCGTGCCGCCGAGCTGGGTCACGAGGACGTTGTCGGCGTAGACCAGGTCGAGGTGGTCGGGGTGCTCGTCGGTGACCGCCGACCACGAGCCGTCGTCGTGGCGGACGAAGAACGCGCGCAGGAAGACGTGCCTCGGGACCTGGCGAAACGCGTCGACCCAGCGGGGTGTGCGCAGGGCGCCGACGGAGACGAGGTGGTCGACCAGCTCGTGCCGCAGGCGGGTGGCGCGGTCCATCGCCACACGGTAGCGCTGTGCGCGGGCACACGTCCGCTCCGCTAGCAGAGTGCTTGCAGGAGCTAGCATCCGCGCGTACCGTCGGAAGTGGAGGTGCCGCGGTGGACAAGTCGATCGACGAGGCGGTCGCCGACATCGGCGACTACATCCGCCGTCAGCGCAACACGGCGAAGATCTCGCTGCGGCAGCTGGCGAAACTCGCCGGCGTCTCGAACCCGTACCTAAGCCAGATCGAACGAGGGCTGCGCAAACCCAGCGCGGAGATCCTCAAGCAGATCGCCAAGGGGCTGCGGATCTCCGCCGAGGCGTTGTACGTCGAGGCGGGAATCCTCCAGGAACGCGCCGGAGGCGCCCTGGCCGACGCCATCGTCGCGGCCCCCGACCTGACCGAGCGGCAGAAACAGGTGCTGCTCGACGTCTACGAGTCTTTCCGGCGGGAGAACACCGCCGGTCCGGAGGAGTGATCTTCATGTCGAAGCTGCCCAACGCGGAAGAACTGCGCAAGGCCGGCGAGCAGGTCGCCGCCGCGGCACGGACCCCGTTGCTCGCCGCCCTGGGCGCGGGTGACCTGGCCGCCAAGGCCGTGATCGACGCTTTGGGGAAGGCGCGTGAGCGGGTGGAGTCCACCCAGGCCACCGACCTGCGCGACAAGTTCGACCCGGCGGAGTTGCGCAAGGTCGTGGACGCCTACACCCAGTCGGCGGTGAACCTGTTCCAGTTCCTGGCCGAGCAGGGGGAACAGACTTTGGAGAAGTTGAAGAACCGGCCTGAGCTGCAGAAGGCGATCAGCCAGGTCGAGGAGGTGGTGGGGACGGTGCAGAAGCGCACCGAGGAGGCCGCTTCCGAGGCTCGTGACCTGGCCGACGACGTGCTCGGCAAGGTGACGCGGCGTACTCGGGAGGCCGGGGAGAAGGTGGCCGACGACGTGGACACCGTGTCCGAGCGGGTGGCGGAGGCTGTGGTGGACGCCGGGGGTGAGGTGGCCGAGGAGGTGCGTACCACTGCTCGGCGGGCTACCCGGTCGCGTAAGGCTGCCGAGTAGGCGGGTTGTGTGTCCTCCACCCGGACACCCCGAAACACGCGCTCAGGCACCCCCGATCGGGTGTCAAGGCCCTCGCCAACGCGCGAGTTATACATTCGGACACCGCGAGTTGTGCGTTCAGGCACCGTGAAATGTGCGTTCAGGCACCATGAGCCGAGGTGCTCGGCGGGTTGCTTCGGCTGTACCGGGTCGGCTTGGCGCACGTAGGCTTGGCCTGTGCTGTCCATCCATCTACCACCGTTCTCACCCCTCTACCTCGACCTGTGGGTGTTGCTGATCTTGCAGTCGGTGGCGCTGGTCATGGGTCTGTTCGCGTTCGGCCACGCGCTGACGCAGCGGGCGGAGGCGTTCCAGGCCGCGGAGCGGATGACCAAGCCTGCCTGGCTGGGCATCACCGGCGGCGGCACGTTCGCGCTGATCCTCTTCGAGCTGCTCGGCGCCGGCAGCATCTTCTGGGTTGCCGGGTTCGTCGCGGTGTCGGTCTACCTCGTGGACGTTCGTCCTCGGCTGATCGAGATCCAACGCGGCCCGAGGTGGTGACCTACCGGAGCCACGGCTCCGGGGCGCCGGTCACTCTCATCGGGCACGGTCTGGGCGCCACGCCCGGCGAGGCCCGCATTCCCGCGTCCGGAGTACGCGGCACGCGGGTCGTCGTCACGCTGCCCGGGCACGGGGACGAGCCGGACGCCCCCGACGACTACTGGAACTACTCGCGCATTGCCGCCGACCTGCGTGAAGTCGCCCGTGAGGTGGGTGCCACGCGGGCCATCGGCGTGTCGTTGACCGCCGCTGCCCTGGTCGCGTTGCTCGCCGCGGAACCCGACGCGTTCGAACGGGTCGCCCTGCTGCTGCCCGCCGTGTTGGACGAGCCGCGTCCCCGGTTGTCCCGCGAGTCGATGATCACGTCGGTGGACGGGCCGGCCGACTACTTCGAGCAGCGGCGTTGGGCGTTCCGGCGGCTCGACGGGGCATTGGCCGCGTTGCCCGGACAGGTCGCGGTCACCGATCTTTCGCCGTTGAGGCGGGTTGTGGCGCCTGTGCTCGTGGTCGGCGCGGAGAACGATCCGCTGCACCCGGTGACCGTCGCGGCCCGGACCGCCGCGGCGTTCCCGAACGGGCGGCTGGAGATCGTTCCGTCGTGGCCGGACGCGCGACCGAGCGTGCGCGGGTGGTTGGCCGACCTGGTGTCGGACCGCCCGGTGCCCAGCCCGAGGTGACCGGTGTGGTCGGGGTCCATGGCCCCCGACCACACCGGTCAGAGGCGGGTCTGCGCGTAGACCGCGATGGCGTCGCGGACGTACTCGGCGAAACCCTCGGCGTGCGCGTCGAACTGGACCTTGAAGTCCTCGGCGTCGACGTAGAGCTGCCCGAGCCCGGTGTAGGACTCGCGGTTGGGCGTCCAGCTCCGCAGGATCCACCGGTAGTGGCGGTCGGTCACGTCCTGCACGCGCTGGTCGTCGGGTGCGACACCCGCGTCGAACGCGGCGGCGAACGCCTTGCCGATCTCTTCCCACTCGGCCATGAAGTCCGCGGCGTCGGCCTTGGACCAGCCCTTCATGCGGGCCTTGCTGTCCTCGATGTGCTCGGTGACGCCCTCGCCGTAGCGCTCGACGAGGTCGGCCTCGTAGCGGGCTTGGCGCTCGGCGTCGAAGCCCTCGAAAAGTTCTTCCATCTTCACCTCGGGTCCTCCTTCCAGTTCGGCGATCGTCTTGGCGACGGAGCGGGCGAGCGTGGCCAGGCGTTCCCGCTCGGCGCGGATCTGGCGCTCGTGGTGGCGCAGCACGTCGACCGCCCGATGCCGGCCGGCGAGCACCTCCGCGACGGTGTCGAGCGCCAGACCGAGGTCCCGCAGCAACAGGATCTGCTGCAACCTCAGCACTTGCTCACGCTCGTAGTAGCGGTAGCCGTTGTCGCCGGTCCACGCGGGCGTGAGCAGTCCGATCGAGTCGTAATGCCGCAACGTCCGCGAGGTCACCTTGGACATCCGTGCCACCTGTGCGATCGACCAGGCCATGTCCCGTCCCTCCCGTGCTCACCACGGTAGAGGTTGACGTAACGTCAAGGTCAAGCCGGCCGGCAGGATGGGGTGGATGTGGACGATCGCCGGAACCCTGAACCCCGTACCCGCCCCCGACCGGCCGGACCTCGTCGCGCCGCCGGTTGCCGCCCTGTTGGGCGCGTTCCCCGATGC includes the following:
- a CDS encoding methyltransferase domain-containing protein, yielding MDRATRLRHELVDHLVSVGALRTPRWVDAFRQVPRHVFLRAFFVRHDDGSWSAVTDEHPDHLDLVYADNVLVTQLGGTTTAWQAHRARGTPTSSSSMPVIMAIMLEALAPEPGARVLEIGTGTGYNAALLAQALDDKAVTSVDVDPEVLTHATESLALAGHAPRCVLGDGEQGHPPDAPYTHILGTCAVDRVPPAWLAQAAPGGVVVTTLNRSLGAGLVRLAVHDGVGTGPVLADDGRFMPLRAHTPTWADALLAEAREGGDVRLTELPGSTVVDPTAGFEFFAGVCLPGVVAGLDPVRLVAPDGSWARQNGAGVAQSGDRRLWDEVEAAYRTWLSYRRPRRAAFTYTATPTEAYFTHPPTGRTWPA
- a CDS encoding DUF2516 family protein, with translation MWVLLILQSVALVMGLFAFGHALTQRAEAFQAAERMTKPAWLGITGGGTFALILFELLGAGSIFWVAGFVAVSVYLVDVRPRLIEIQRGPRW
- a CDS encoding helix-turn-helix domain-containing protein translates to MDKSIDEAVADIGDYIRRQRNTAKISLRQLAKLAGVSNPYLSQIERGLRKPSAEILKQIAKGLRISAEALYVEAGILQERAGGALADAIVAAPDLTERQKQVLLDVYESFRRENTAGPEE
- a CDS encoding alpha/beta fold hydrolase, with amino-acid sequence MTYRSHGSGAPVTLIGHGLGATPGEARIPASGVRGTRVVVTLPGHGDEPDAPDDYWNYSRIAADLREVAREVGATRAIGVSLTAAALVALLAAEPDAFERVALLLPAVLDEPRPRLSRESMITSVDGPADYFEQRRWAFRRLDGALAALPGQVAVTDLSPLRRVVAPVLVVGAENDPLHPVTVAARTAAAFPNGRLEIVPSWPDARPSVRGWLADLVSDRPVPSPR
- a CDS encoding MerR family transcriptional regulator — translated: MAWSIAQVARMSKVTSRTLRHYDSIGLLTPAWTGDNGYRYYEREQVLRLQQILLLRDLGLALDTVAEVLAGRHRAVDVLRHHERQIRAERERLATLARSVAKTIAELEGGPEVKMEELFEGFDAERQARYEADLVERYGEGVTEHIEDSKARMKGWSKADAADFMAEWEEIGKAFAAAFDAGVAPDDQRVQDVTDRHYRWILRSWTPNRESYTGLGQLYVDAEDFKVQFDAHAEGFAEYVRDAIAVYAQTRL